The DNA sequence CATAACTTATAATGAAAAAATGAGAAAGTTGAATAGATGGTGGCAAATCTGATGAGAAGGAGGTGGTGCCTATGGGACCGCTGAATTCTAAAGAAAGGTTTGTAATATGAGTGTATTTGAAGCTATTAGCCTCATGATCATGTTCTGTGAACTACAGTTCGTAATCGTGACGTTCA is a window from the Staphylococcus sp. IVB6181 genome containing:
- a CDS encoding putative holin-like toxin, which gives rise to MSVFEAISLMIMFCELQFVIVTFIISYISKNEKK